CATTTGCAAAAAAGATGTTTACGGTAACCCTTACCGATTATTTCTTTCCGGATGATTTTGCCGATTACGATTACTTTGATTACTGCAATCACACCACCGGCCATATTTTGGAAGGAACACTGGCCTATAACGGAACCAAAAAGTTCCCGCTCACGGTTTTGGTGGCCACCAATTTTTTTGGTGCCGATGCAGCCCGGATCGAGGACGATCCTTCGTCCCCTGAGTTCAACCAAAAAACAGGAATTCAATATTCCACCTATTTTGAGTTTGGATATCCTTTTCAGTTTAAAAATGTGGATATCAACACCTTTATCGGCTTTAACGCCACCACGCCGCGCAAAGCAAACGAATCGACCGGTTATATCGGCGAAACAGGATTCTACGGAACCGGTTTCGGGGTGATTAACCTGGGATTTACAGCATCCAAATCCGTTCAGATTACAACGAAATACGCCATGCCTTTAACGGTTTCACTGATAACCAATCCGCAGGCGGGAAAAATATTTTTTGTTTTTGGAATTTCATTTTAACCTTTTATTCATTTAAATTTTTTAATCATGATAGATACAGGCACAACGACATTTATGATCTTGTCAACCAGCCTTGTCATGCTGATGACACCTGGCTTGGCCTTCTTTTACGGCGGGCTGGCCAGTAAGCGAAACATTCTGGGAATTATGATCCAGACTTTCGTTTCGCTCGGACTGACTACCATTTTATGGATTGCCTTTGGGTATTCACTCTGTTTCAGCGGCGGTCATGGCGCCATTATCGGCAACTTTGATGCTGCTTTTCTGAAAGATATTCCTTTCAATCAAATGTTTTCCGGTGGCGGAAATCAGTATCCCACTTTTATTTTTGTGGCTTATCAGATGATGTTCGCCATTATTACTCCAACACTGATCACCGGAGCTTTTATCAACCGGATTACCTTTAAAGGATATCTGATTTTCCTGGTTTTATGGCAGATTTTTGTTTACTACCCCTTTGTACACATGGTTTGGGGCGGCGGACTGCTGGCCAGCTGGGGAGTTATTGACTTTGCCGGTGGTATTGTGGTACATGCCATTGCCGGATTTGCCGCGCTTGCTTCGGTTATCTATGTCGGAAAACGTATCGACACCAAATCTCCGCCGAACAGCATTCCGTTGGTTGCTATCGGAACCGGCCTGCTGTGGTTTGGCTGGTATGGTTTTAATGCCGGAAGTGAATTGAAAGTAGATTCTGTAACCACACTGGCATTCCTGAATACCGATGTAGCTGCTTCATTTGCCGCCATCACCTGGCTGGTTATTGAATGGAGCCGTGAGAAAAAACCGAAATTCCTCGGTCTGCTTACCGGTGCTGTTGCCGGATTGGCTACCATTACACCGGCTGCCGGTTATGTACCGTTGTGGGCTGCTATTTTGATTGGTATTGCCGCCGGCGCCATCTGTTATATTTCCGTTCAGTTCAAAAACAAACTGGGCTGGGACGACGCATTAGATGTTTGGGGCGTACACGGTATGGGTGGTGTACTCGGTACCATTTTGCTTGGTGTGTTCGCCACTACAGCGGTCAACCCCAACGGAGCCAACGGACTGGTCTTTGGCGGTGGTGCTTTCTTCCTGAAAGAAGTTGTTGCCGTACTGGCTGCAGCCGCTTATGCTTTTGGCTTTACCTTGCTGATGCTGAAACTCATCAACTATATCAC
The sequence above is drawn from the Candidatus Sulfidibacterium hydrothermale genome and encodes:
- a CDS encoding TorF family putative porin, with the protein product MKKFFALLFLISFLFIPFQKLVAQEGHDISSSKSRSKVLLGADLVSRYIWRGMQFGGNSPSIQPYFTYQIGGFEAGVWGAFSISGSNHSEEVDLHVSQSFAKKMFTVTLTDYFFPDDFADYDYFDYCNHTTGHILEGTLAYNGTKKFPLTVLVATNFFGADAARIEDDPSSPEFNQKTGIQYSTYFEFGYPFQFKNVDINTFIGFNATTPRKANESTGYIGETGFYGTGFGVINLGFTASKSVQITTKYAMPLTVSLITNPQAGKIFFVFGISF
- a CDS encoding ammonium transporter, which translates into the protein MIDTGTTTFMILSTSLVMLMTPGLAFFYGGLASKRNILGIMIQTFVSLGLTTILWIAFGYSLCFSGGHGAIIGNFDAAFLKDIPFNQMFSGGGNQYPTFIFVAYQMMFAIITPTLITGAFINRITFKGYLIFLVLWQIFVYYPFVHMVWGGGLLASWGVIDFAGGIVVHAIAGFAALASVIYVGKRIDTKSPPNSIPLVAIGTGLLWFGWYGFNAGSELKVDSVTTLAFLNTDVAASFAAITWLVIEWSREKKPKFLGLLTGAVAGLATITPAAGYVPLWAAILIGIAAGAICYISVQFKNKLGWDDALDVWGVHGMGGVLGTILLGVFATTAVNPNGANGLVFGGGAFFLKEVVAVLAAAAYAFGFTLLMLKLINYITPVKVEPEEEMVGLDEAELGEKAYDEGAL